In Streptomyces qaidamensis, one DNA window encodes the following:
- a CDS encoding histidine phosphatase family protein, protein MAVTSFSEASAGKGRGRRIILWRHGQTAWNVERRFQGSTDVELTETGLAQARRAARLLASLKPDAMVASDLRRAAATAAELATLTGLDITHDEALRETYAGVWQGLTHEEIIARHGDEYAAWKRGEPVRRGGGELESEVADRAAPVVLRHAEKLPEDGTLVVVSHGGTIRTTIGRLLGLDPRHWESLGGLSNCCWSVLGEGARGWRLLEHNAGTLPEPVLGDDD, encoded by the coding sequence CTGGCGGTGACCTCCTTCAGTGAGGCGTCCGCCGGAAAGGGCCGGGGCCGTCGCATCATCCTGTGGCGGCACGGCCAGACCGCGTGGAACGTGGAGCGCCGCTTCCAGGGCAGCACGGACGTCGAGCTGACCGAGACCGGGCTCGCCCAGGCCCGCCGCGCCGCCCGGCTGCTCGCCTCCCTGAAGCCGGACGCGATGGTCGCCTCCGACCTGCGGCGCGCCGCGGCCACGGCCGCCGAACTCGCCACGCTCACCGGCCTCGACATCACCCACGACGAGGCGCTGCGCGAGACCTACGCGGGCGTCTGGCAGGGCCTGACGCACGAGGAGATCATCGCCCGGCACGGCGACGAGTACGCCGCGTGGAAGCGCGGCGAGCCCGTACGCCGTGGCGGTGGCGAACTGGAGAGCGAGGTCGCCGACCGCGCCGCCCCCGTGGTGCTCCGGCACGCTGAGAAGCTCCCCGAGGACGGCACGCTCGTCGTGGTCAGCCACGGCGGCACGATCCGCACCACGATCGGCCGCCTGCTGGGGCTCGATCCCCGCCACTGGGAGAGCCTCGGCGGACTCTCCAACTGCTGCTGGTCCGTGCTCGGCGAAGGCGCCCGCGGCTGGCGCCTGCTGGAGCACAACGCCGGCACCCTGCCGGAACCGGTGCTCGGCGACGACGACTGA
- the rsfS gene encoding ribosome silencing factor produces the protein MTVTDRSHELINTAAQAAADKLAHDILAYDVSDVLSITDAFLLASAPNDRQVKAIVDEIEERLSKELGAKPVRREGDREARWVLLDYVDIVVHVQHSEERVFYALERLWKDCPELELPEEAKATRGKAEEHAKLRAAEEAAELDGDWR, from the coding sequence GTGACCGTGACCGACCGCTCTCACGAGCTGATCAACACCGCCGCCCAGGCGGCTGCCGACAAGCTGGCCCACGACATCCTCGCCTACGACGTCAGTGACGTGCTGTCCATCACGGACGCCTTCCTGCTGGCCTCCGCGCCCAACGACCGCCAGGTCAAGGCGATCGTCGACGAGATCGAGGAGCGCCTCTCGAAGGAACTCGGCGCGAAGCCGGTCCGCCGCGAGGGCGACCGCGAGGCCCGCTGGGTGCTCCTCGACTACGTCGACATCGTCGTCCACGTGCAGCACAGCGAGGAGCGTGTCTTCTACGCCCTGGAGCGGCTGTGGAAGGACTGCCCCGAGCTCGAACTGCCCGAGGAGGCCAAGGCCACCCGCGGCAAGGCCGAGGAGCACGCCAAGCTGCGCGCGGCCGAGGAGGCGGCGGAGCTGGACGGTGACTGGCGGTGA
- a CDS encoding LCP family protein produces the protein MNDRYDAGAADHGADQYELVGYDEYGQPVYRQVRPQQTQQQTYDPYAQQTQQYGQGYGYDPYAQQGTQPPAYDYGAYDPYATGSHQGGGPAPGTAHDPYGQTAATGATGRQPLAAEQTAQQTARIPQQAGPTHDQEAPAEPQRDYHTEQFAFVEEPDANSEDVIDWLKFTENRTERREEARRRSRSRIVALAVVFALVAAGGVGYLWYAGKLPGLSSDGSATGTATTAGAQKRDVIVVHLHDVKGDGTATALLVDNTTTRRGTTVLLPNSLALTSDDGTTTTLAKSVEDDGSDGTREALDTVLGTDIEGTWRLDTPYLQNLVDLVGNIDVDTDTDVPDPSAKKKGTAPLVNQGRDQTLSGKMAVAYATYRAPGEAQDAQLERFGQVLQSVLRKLSSDPQAATTTIQTLQQILDPSLTDKDLGTFLAGLSDLAKGGDYKTDLLPVQSDGTLSAQTGAGIVRNVLGGTAKSPDKDAAVSVSVQNATGVKDNTEQARVVLLNGGFTFLEGGTGTARATSEVVYADAADKANATEVAKTLGLPAGSVTKGKISGGADVSVVLGQDYKPSSD, from the coding sequence GTGAACGACCGATACGACGCGGGGGCTGCGGACCACGGCGCCGACCAGTACGAGCTCGTCGGCTACGACGAGTACGGTCAGCCTGTCTACCGGCAGGTCCGGCCCCAGCAGACCCAGCAGCAGACGTACGACCCGTACGCCCAGCAGACCCAGCAGTACGGTCAGGGCTACGGCTACGACCCGTACGCGCAGCAGGGCACGCAACCGCCCGCCTACGACTACGGCGCCTACGACCCGTACGCCACCGGCTCGCACCAGGGCGGCGGTCCCGCGCCGGGCACCGCGCACGACCCCTACGGCCAGACCGCCGCGACGGGAGCCACCGGCCGGCAGCCCCTCGCCGCCGAACAGACCGCGCAGCAGACCGCCCGCATCCCGCAGCAGGCCGGCCCGACGCACGACCAGGAAGCCCCCGCCGAGCCGCAACGGGATTACCACACCGAGCAGTTCGCCTTCGTCGAAGAACCGGACGCCAACTCCGAAGACGTCATCGACTGGCTGAAGTTCACCGAGAACCGCACCGAACGCCGCGAGGAGGCCCGGCGCCGGTCCCGCAGCCGGATCGTCGCCCTGGCGGTCGTGTTCGCGCTCGTCGCGGCCGGCGGCGTCGGCTACCTCTGGTACGCGGGGAAGCTGCCCGGCCTGTCCTCCGACGGCTCCGCGACCGGCACCGCGACGACCGCGGGCGCCCAGAAGCGCGACGTGATCGTCGTCCACCTGCACGACGTCAAGGGCGACGGCACCGCCACGGCCCTCCTGGTCGACAACACCACCACCCGGCGGGGCACCACCGTCCTGCTGCCCAACTCGCTCGCTCTGACCAGCGACGACGGCACCACGACGACCCTTGCCAAGTCGGTCGAGGACGACGGCTCCGACGGCACCCGCGAGGCGCTCGACACGGTCCTCGGCACCGACATCGAGGGCACCTGGCGCCTGGACACCCCCTACCTGCAGAACCTCGTCGACCTCGTCGGCAACATCGACGTGGACACCGATACCGACGTTCCCGACCCCAGCGCCAAGAAGAAGGGCACTGCCCCCCTGGTCAACCAGGGCCGGGACCAGACCCTCAGCGGCAAGATGGCCGTCGCCTACGCCACCTACCGCGCCCCCGGCGAGGCCCAGGACGCCCAGCTGGAGCGCTTCGGGCAGGTCCTGCAGAGCGTCCTGCGCAAGCTGTCCTCCGACCCGCAGGCCGCGACGACCACGATCCAGACGCTGCAGCAGATCCTCGATCCCTCCCTCACCGACAAGGACCTCGGCACCTTCCTCGCCGGGCTCTCCGACCTCGCCAAGGGCGGCGACTACAAGACGGACCTGCTGCCCGTCCAGAGCGACGGCACGCTCAGCGCCCAGACCGGCGCGGGGATCGTCAGGAACGTCCTCGGCGGCACCGCCAAGAGCCCCGACAAGGACGCCGCCGTCAGCGTCTCCGTCCAGAACGCCACCGGCGTCAAGGACAACACCGAACAGGCCCGCGTCGTGCTCCTCAACGGCGGCTTCACCTTCCTGGAAGGCGGCACCGGCACCGCCCGGGCCACCTCCGAGGTCGTCTACGCCGACGCCGCCGACAAGGCGAACGCCACCGAGGTCGCCAAGACCCTGGGCCTGCCCGCGGGCTCCGTGACCAAGGGGAAGATCTCCGGTGGCGCCGACGTCTCCGTCGTCCTCGGCCAGGACTACAAGCCGTCGTCCGACTAG
- the nadD gene encoding nicotinate-nucleotide adenylyltransferase, with translation MGEQDMPTGPAHETPHDPAQDTASGTEPHSEPRRASAVAGRTDGPGKSPSRPGKRRLGVMGGTFDPIHHGHLVAASEVAAAFHLDEVVFVPTGQPWQKTHRSVSPAEDRYLMTVIATAENPQFSVSRIDIDRGGPTYTVDTLRDLRALNPDTDLFFITGADALAQILTWRDSEELFSLAHFIGATRPGHHLDDSGLPEGGVSLVEVPALAISSTDCRARVAKGDPIWYLVPDGVVRYIDKRELYRGE, from the coding sequence ATGGGAGAGCAGGACATGCCTACCGGTCCGGCGCACGAGACGCCGCACGACCCGGCACAGGACACGGCGAGCGGAACCGAGCCACACTCGGAGCCCCGCCGTGCCTCCGCGGTGGCCGGCCGGACCGACGGCCCCGGAAAGAGCCCGTCGCGACCGGGCAAGCGCCGCCTCGGTGTCATGGGCGGCACGTTCGACCCGATCCACCACGGGCACCTGGTGGCGGCCAGCGAGGTCGCCGCGGCGTTCCACCTGGACGAGGTGGTCTTCGTGCCGACCGGCCAGCCCTGGCAGAAGACCCACCGCAGCGTCTCCCCGGCCGAGGACCGCTACCTGATGACGGTCATCGCGACCGCCGAGAACCCGCAGTTCTCCGTGAGCCGCATCGACATCGACCGCGGCGGCCCCACCTACACCGTGGACACCCTGCGCGACCTTCGCGCGCTCAACCCGGACACGGACCTGTTCTTCATCACCGGCGCCGACGCGCTCGCACAGATCCTCACCTGGCGGGACAGCGAGGAACTGTTCTCCCTGGCGCACTTCATCGGAGCCACCCGGCCCGGTCACCACCTGGACGACTCCGGCCTCCCCGAGGGCGGTGTCTCACTGGTGGAGGTTCCCGCTCTGGCCATCTCCTCCACCGACTGCCGTGCGAGAGTCGCCAAGGGCGATCCCATCTGGTACCTGGTGCCGGACGGAGTCGTGCGCTATATCGACAAGCGCGAGCTGTACCGCGGCGAGTGA
- a CDS encoding M48 family metallopeptidase: protein MSDGHEHNGHEHVPSRQRRRFPGISSRTYEHPADRSALVALRKLSGFDTVFKALSGLLPERSLRLLFLSDSVRVSDQQFAHLNVMLRDACYILDLEKVPPMYVNQDPQPNAMCIGLDEPIIVVTTGLVELLDEEEMRAVVGHEVGHALSGHSVYRTILLFLTSLAVRVAWIPLGNLAIMAIVTGLREWFRKSELSADRAGLLVGQDLQASMRGLMKIAGGNHLHEMNVDAFLAQAEEYEAGGDLRDSVLKILNVLPRSHPFTTVRAAELKKWAESRDYQRIMDGHYPRRDEDQDTSVRDSWRESANHYSTHVKSSKDPLMKLVTDLAGGAGDLGDRVRRGFGGFTGPSPKPPQDPESGSPDPSGDDRPPRDGN from the coding sequence ATGTCCGACGGCCACGAGCACAACGGGCACGAGCACGTGCCGAGCAGGCAGCGCAGGCGCTTCCCCGGGATCTCCTCGCGTACGTACGAACACCCGGCCGACCGCTCCGCCCTGGTGGCACTGCGCAAGCTGAGCGGGTTCGACACGGTGTTCAAGGCGCTCAGCGGTCTGCTGCCCGAGCGCAGTCTGCGGCTGCTGTTCCTGTCCGACTCCGTACGGGTGTCGGACCAGCAGTTCGCCCATCTGAACGTGATGCTGCGGGACGCCTGCTACATCCTGGACCTGGAGAAGGTCCCGCCGATGTACGTGAACCAGGATCCGCAGCCGAACGCGATGTGCATCGGCCTGGACGAGCCGATCATCGTCGTCACCACCGGCCTCGTCGAGCTGCTCGACGAGGAGGAGATGCGGGCGGTCGTCGGCCACGAGGTCGGGCACGCGCTGTCCGGGCACTCCGTCTACCGGACGATCCTGCTGTTCCTGACCAGCCTCGCCGTCCGGGTCGCCTGGATCCCCCTGGGCAACCTCGCGATCATGGCGATCGTGACCGGGCTGCGGGAGTGGTTCCGCAAGTCGGAGCTGAGCGCGGACCGCGCGGGACTGCTGGTCGGGCAGGACCTCCAGGCCTCCATGCGGGGTCTGATGAAGATCGCGGGCGGCAACCACCTGCACGAGATGAACGTGGACGCGTTCCTCGCCCAGGCCGAGGAGTACGAGGCCGGGGGCGACCTGCGCGACTCCGTGCTGAAGATCCTGAACGTGCTGCCCCGCTCCCACCCCTTCACCACCGTGCGGGCGGCCGAGCTGAAGAAGTGGGCCGAGTCGCGGGACTACCAGCGGATCATGGACGGCCACTACCCGCGCCGCGACGAGGACCAGGACACATCGGTCCGGGACTCCTGGCGGGAGTCGGCGAACCACTACAGCACCCATGTGAAGAGCTCGAAGGACCCGCTGATGAAGCTGGTCACGGACCTCGCGGGCGGCGCCGGCGACCTGGGCGACCGGGTCCGCCGCGGCTTCGGCGGCTTCACCGGCCCGTCCCCGAAGCCGCCCCAGGACCCGGAGTCGGGCTCGCCGGACCCCTCGGGGGACGACCGGCCGCCGCGCGACGGGAACTAG
- a CDS encoding glutamate-5-semialdehyde dehydrogenase, with amino-acid sequence MTTLSPYDSMSPVTEAAYRAKAAAATLAPLPRAEKDDALLAIADALEVRASEVVEANAKDVAKAREAGISEGMIDRLTLTPERIRAIASDVRDVAALPDPVGEVVRGSTLPNGIDLRQVRVPLGVVGIIYEGRPNVTVDAAALCLKSGNAVLLRGSSSAYQSNTALVRVLRDAVGGAGLPADAIQLVPGESRDSVRELMRARGLVDVLIPRGGASLINTVVQESVVPVIETGTGNCHVYVDAQADLDMAVEILINSKAQRVGVCNAAETLLVHQDIAAAFLPRALDALAEAGVTVHADERVQAYAEDSKATVVEATAEDWETEYLSYDIAAAVVDSLDKAVEHIRLWTSGHTEAIVTTSQQAARRFTQLVDSTTVAVNASTRFTDGGQFGFGAEIGISTQKLHARGPMGLPELTSTKYIVTGDGHIRR; translated from the coding sequence ATGACCACGCTCTCTCCGTACGACTCCATGTCACCGGTCACCGAGGCCGCCTACCGCGCCAAGGCCGCCGCAGCGACCCTCGCGCCGCTGCCCCGGGCCGAGAAGGACGACGCGCTGCTCGCCATCGCGGACGCGCTGGAGGTCCGTGCGAGCGAGGTCGTCGAGGCCAACGCCAAGGATGTCGCCAAGGCCCGCGAGGCCGGCATCAGCGAGGGCATGATCGACCGGCTCACGCTCACCCCCGAGCGGATCCGCGCCATCGCCTCCGACGTGCGCGACGTCGCCGCCCTGCCCGACCCGGTCGGCGAAGTCGTCCGCGGCTCCACGCTGCCCAACGGCATCGACCTGCGCCAGGTCCGCGTGCCGCTCGGCGTCGTCGGCATCATCTACGAGGGCCGCCCGAACGTCACCGTCGACGCCGCCGCCCTCTGTCTGAAGTCCGGCAACGCGGTCCTGCTGCGCGGCTCTTCCTCGGCGTACCAGTCGAACACCGCCCTGGTACGCGTCCTGCGCGACGCCGTCGGCGGGGCCGGGCTGCCCGCCGACGCCATCCAGCTCGTCCCCGGCGAGAGCCGCGACAGCGTGCGCGAGCTGATGCGCGCCCGCGGCCTGGTCGACGTGCTCATCCCGCGCGGCGGCGCCTCCCTGATCAACACGGTCGTCCAGGAGTCCGTCGTCCCGGTCATCGAGACCGGCACCGGCAACTGCCACGTCTACGTCGACGCGCAGGCCGACCTCGACATGGCCGTCGAGATCCTGATCAACTCCAAGGCTCAGCGGGTCGGCGTCTGCAACGCCGCCGAGACCCTCCTGGTCCACCAGGACATCGCCGCCGCGTTCCTGCCCCGCGCCCTGGACGCCCTCGCTGAGGCCGGGGTCACCGTGCACGCCGACGAGCGCGTGCAGGCCTACGCCGAGGACTCCAAGGCCACCGTCGTCGAGGCGACGGCCGAGGACTGGGAGACCGAGTACCTGTCGTACGACATCGCCGCCGCGGTCGTGGACTCCCTGGACAAGGCCGTCGAGCACATCCGGCTGTGGACCTCCGGCCACACCGAGGCCATCGTGACGACCTCCCAGCAGGCCGCCCGGCGCTTCACCCAACTGGTCGACTCCACCACCGTCGCCGTCAACGCCTCCACCCGCTTCACCGACGGCGGCCAGTTCGGCTTCGGCGCGGAGATCGGCATCTCCACGCAGAAGCTGCACGCCCGCGGCCCCATGGGCCTGCCGGAACTGACCAGCACGAAGTACATCGTCACCGGGGACGGGCACATCCGGCGCTGA
- the proB gene encoding glutamate 5-kinase has translation MGEARRIVVKVGSSSLTTASGGLDADRVDALVDVLAKVRSGGEREIVLVSSGAIAAGLAPLGLRRRPKDLARQQAAASVGQGLLVARYTASFARYGVRVGQVLLTSDDMSRRSHHRNASRTLDKLIAMGAVPVVNENDTVATDEIRFGDNDRLAALVAHLVHADLLVLLSDVDGVYDGDPAKPGTSRIGEVRDPSDLAHVEIGSTGKAGVGTGGMVTKVEAARIAAAAGVPVVLTSTVHAADALTGQDTGTYFHPTGKRSADRLLWLQHASTPQGALTLDDGAVQAVVDRRKSLLPAGIAAVEGEFSAGDPVELRDGTGRAVARGLVNFDAKEIPRLIGRSTRELARELGPAYEREVVHRDDLVVLHP, from the coding sequence GTGGGCGAGGCCCGCAGGATCGTCGTCAAGGTCGGGTCCTCCTCGCTGACCACCGCCTCGGGCGGCCTGGACGCGGACCGCGTGGACGCGTTGGTCGACGTCCTCGCCAAGGTCCGCAGCGGCGGCGAGCGCGAGATCGTCCTGGTCTCCTCGGGCGCCATCGCCGCCGGCCTCGCCCCGCTGGGCCTGCGCCGCCGCCCGAAGGACCTCGCCCGCCAGCAGGCCGCCGCCAGCGTCGGCCAGGGCCTGCTGGTCGCCCGCTACACCGCCTCCTTCGCCCGCTACGGCGTCCGCGTCGGGCAGGTCCTGCTGACCTCCGACGACATGAGCCGCCGCTCGCACCACCGCAACGCCTCGCGCACCCTCGACAAGCTGATCGCGATGGGCGCCGTCCCGGTCGTCAACGAGAACGACACCGTCGCCACGGACGAGATCCGCTTCGGCGACAACGACCGCCTCGCCGCCCTCGTCGCCCACCTCGTCCACGCCGACCTGCTGGTCCTGCTGTCCGACGTGGACGGCGTCTACGACGGGGACCCCGCGAAGCCCGGCACCTCCCGCATCGGCGAGGTGCGCGACCCCTCCGACCTCGCGCACGTCGAGATCGGCAGCACCGGCAAGGCCGGCGTCGGCACCGGCGGCATGGTCACCAAGGTCGAGGCCGCCCGGATCGCGGCCGCCGCCGGCGTTCCCGTCGTCCTCACCAGCACCGTCCACGCGGCCGACGCCCTGACCGGCCAGGACACCGGCACCTACTTCCACCCCACCGGCAAGCGCTCCGCCGACCGGCTGCTGTGGCTCCAGCACGCGTCCACCCCGCAGGGCGCGCTGACCCTGGACGACGGCGCGGTGCAGGCCGTCGTGGACCGCCGCAAGTCGCTGCTGCCGGCCGGGATCGCCGCCGTCGAGGGCGAGTTCAGTGCCGGCGACCCGGTCGAGCTGCGGGACGGCACGGGGCGGGCGGTGGCCCGCGGACTCGTCAACTTCGACGCCAAGGAGATCCCCCGGCTCATCGGCCGCTCGACCCGGGAACTGGCCCGCGAACTCGGACCCGCGTACGAACGCGAGGTCGTACACAGGGACGACCTGGTGGTTCTGCACCCGTAA
- a CDS encoding glycosyltransferase family 2 protein, with protein sequence MTVAQPDVSVIIGAYEAMPYLIECLSSVEAQTIDPTRVEVIAVDDGSTDGTGEYLEEFAERAPMHVLVIRQENSGGPSGPRNVGLGKATGRYVFFLDADDRLGPEALERMVGMADRAGTDVVLGKVEGVNRSAPKSMWGKTVERTDVFSSNIKFTLSAQKLFRRELLDRHGMRFDESLFTGEDALFTMEAYLRADGVSVVADHTCYYLVGRDDGKHVTKSGSYTLRFDSARALMELIAELVPAGGRRDQLMVRPFLVTLLPQFGPKYLTDSEEIRRHKFELAKPLMDAHWTEGVAHRLKVHERLRLHLVAEQRPELLLDVVKFVKAKKQAAALLERKGRRVYLAYPHFRDRAAGVPDSVYLAEPREARAFPGYREGGVDTLVRRAVRKARRVISSREVRHAA encoded by the coding sequence GTGACCGTGGCGCAGCCTGATGTGAGTGTGATCATCGGGGCGTACGAAGCGATGCCGTATCTGATCGAGTGCCTCTCGTCCGTCGAGGCACAGACCATCGATCCGACACGCGTCGAGGTCATCGCGGTGGACGACGGTTCGACGGACGGAACGGGGGAGTACCTGGAGGAGTTCGCCGAGCGGGCTCCCATGCACGTGCTGGTGATCCGTCAGGAGAACTCCGGCGGCCCCAGCGGCCCGCGCAACGTCGGCCTGGGCAAGGCCACCGGGCGCTACGTCTTCTTCCTCGACGCCGACGACCGGTTGGGCCCCGAGGCCCTGGAGCGCATGGTCGGCATGGCCGACCGGGCGGGCACGGACGTCGTGCTCGGCAAGGTCGAGGGCGTCAACCGCTCGGCGCCGAAGTCCATGTGGGGCAAGACGGTGGAGCGGACGGACGTCTTCTCCTCCAACATCAAGTTCACGCTCAGCGCGCAGAAGCTGTTCCGCCGCGAACTGCTGGACCGGCACGGCATGCGCTTCGACGAGTCGCTGTTCACCGGCGAGGACGCGCTGTTCACCATGGAGGCGTATCTGCGGGCGGACGGCGTCTCCGTGGTCGCCGACCACACCTGCTACTACCTGGTCGGCCGCGATGACGGCAAGCATGTGACGAAGAGCGGCAGTTACACGCTGCGCTTCGACTCCGCGCGGGCCCTGATGGAGCTCATCGCCGAGCTCGTCCCCGCGGGCGGCCGGCGCGACCAGCTGATGGTCCGGCCCTTCCTGGTCACGCTGCTGCCGCAGTTCGGACCGAAGTACCTGACGGACAGCGAGGAGATACGCCGGCACAAGTTCGAGCTGGCCAAGCCGCTGATGGACGCCCACTGGACCGAGGGCGTCGCCCACCGCCTCAAGGTCCACGAGCGGCTGCGGCTGCACCTGGTCGCCGAGCAGCGCCCGGAACTGCTCCTGGACGTGGTGAAGTTCGTCAAGGCCAAGAAGCAGGCGGCGGCCCTCCTGGAGAGGAAGGGCCGCCGGGTGTACCTGGCCTACCCGCACTTCCGGGACCGCGCCGCGGGCGTCCCCGACTCCGTCTACCTCGCCGAGCCCCGGGAGGCCCGGGCCTTCCCGGGCTACCGCGAGGGCGGCGTCGACACGTTGGTACGCCGGGCGGTGCGCAAGGCGCGGCGGGTCATCAGCTCACGAGAGGTGCGGCACGCGGCCTGA
- a CDS encoding bifunctional cytidylyltransferase/SDR family oxidoreductase, translating into MSQHIAKPRTTAVILAGGTGQRVGLSIPKQLLKIAGKAVIEHTLTTFENADSIDDIIVLMAPGYVPDIEKIVAKAGFKKVSKVIEGGSTRNETTERAIAALGEGLAEGEDANVLFHDAVRPLLSQRVIDDCVVALERYQAVDVAIPSADTIIVTRTHGEDGEFITEIPDRSRLRRGQTPQAFKLSTIKRAYQVAAGDPNFQATDDCSVVLKYLPDVPIHVVAGDEYNMKVTQPVDVFIADKLFQLASTAAPEQVSEEAYRELLTGKTMVVFGGSYGIGKDIAELAEAYGSKVYALGRSTTGTHVENPEEVDDALSKAYAETGRIDYVVNTAGVLRIGKLAETDNATIEEALKVNYLAPVQIARSSYKYLSETKGQLLLYTSSSYTRGRAEYSLYSSTKAAMVNLTQALSDEWAGDGVRVNCINPERTATPMRTKAFGQEPSGSLLSSEAVARTSLDVLLSELTGHVIDVRQQDPTAGAARASGFEQALATVLDRQDGV; encoded by the coding sequence GTGTCCCAGCACATAGCCAAGCCCCGTACCACCGCAGTGATCCTGGCCGGTGGCACCGGCCAGCGCGTGGGTCTGTCGATCCCCAAGCAGCTGCTGAAGATCGCCGGCAAGGCAGTCATCGAGCACACGCTGACCACCTTCGAGAACGCCGACTCGATCGACGACATCATCGTGCTGATGGCTCCGGGTTATGTGCCCGACATCGAGAAGATCGTCGCGAAGGCCGGATTCAAGAAGGTCTCGAAGGTCATCGAGGGCGGCTCCACGCGGAACGAGACCACCGAGCGCGCCATCGCCGCGCTGGGCGAGGGCCTGGCCGAGGGCGAGGACGCCAACGTCCTCTTCCACGACGCCGTGCGCCCCCTGCTCTCGCAGCGCGTCATCGACGACTGCGTCGTCGCCCTGGAGCGCTACCAGGCCGTCGACGTGGCGATCCCGTCCGCGGACACCATCATCGTCACGCGCACGCACGGCGAGGACGGCGAGTTCATCACCGAGATCCCGGACCGCTCCCGGCTGCGCCGCGGCCAGACGCCGCAGGCGTTCAAGCTGTCCACGATCAAGCGGGCCTACCAGGTCGCCGCCGGCGACCCCAACTTCCAGGCGACCGACGACTGCTCCGTCGTGCTCAAGTACCTGCCGGACGTGCCGATCCACGTCGTCGCGGGCGACGAGTACAACATGAAGGTCACCCAGCCCGTCGACGTCTTCATCGCCGACAAGCTCTTCCAGCTCGCCTCCACGGCCGCGCCCGAGCAGGTCTCCGAGGAGGCCTACCGCGAGCTGCTGACCGGCAAGACCATGGTCGTCTTCGGCGGCAGCTACGGCATCGGCAAGGACATCGCCGAGCTGGCCGAGGCCTACGGCTCCAAGGTCTACGCGCTGGGCCGCTCCACGACCGGCACCCACGTGGAGAACCCGGAGGAGGTCGACGACGCCCTGTCCAAGGCCTACGCCGAGACGGGCCGCATCGACTACGTGGTCAACACCGCCGGCGTGCTGCGCATAGGCAAACTCGCCGAGACCGACAACGCCACCATCGAGGAGGCGCTGAAGGTCAACTACCTGGCCCCGGTGCAGATCGCCCGGTCGTCGTACAAGTACCTGTCCGAGACCAAGGGCCAGTTGCTGCTCTACACCTCCAGCAGCTACACGCGCGGCCGTGCCGAGTACAGCCTGTACTCCTCCACCAAGGCCGCCATGGTGAACCTCACCCAGGCGCTGTCCGACGAGTGGGCCGGCGACGGCGTCCGCGTCAACTGCATCAACCCCGAGCGCACCGCCACCCCGATGCGCACCAAGGCGTTCGGCCAGGAGCCCTCGGGCTCCCTGCTGTCCTCCGAGGCCGTGGCCCGCACGTCGCTCGACGTGCTGCTCTCCGAGCTCACCGGCCACGTCATCGACGTCCGCCAGCAGGACCCGACGGCCGGTGCGGCCCGGGCCTCCGGCTTCGAGCAGGCACTGGCCACGGTGCTGGACCGGCAGGACGGCGTGTAA